From a single Carassius gibelio isolate Cgi1373 ecotype wild population from Czech Republic chromosome A18, carGib1.2-hapl.c, whole genome shotgun sequence genomic region:
- the LOC127934148 gene encoding piggyBac transposable element-derived protein 4-like: MKRYTADQVLEVLMDSESDRSLFDHSESDQDEEVSETDAHVVTESSSHGRAAESLFTRRSGRRHSSPVCRRVDSDSSDSDTSDSEWTHSRPRSQSSFPGGRTCRGRTQRGRGRMRQVHRHSAAGDQTRAGVNHPAEDAEPDDSKWHEINWQPKNIPFTENPGPIGDAAALESEQPVDFAELFISDVLIQNIVDQTNLYADQCIQAMDDTSKHARCHAWKPVTVSEMKTFMGLLFLTGIIHKPELEMYWCTDDMLATPYFNKVMPRNRFEIIWRFLHFSDNTTRPDNCTDRLYKIRPVLDHLVSKFREMYQPKSNICIDEGMFLWRGRLAFRVYNPQKPIKYGVKSYILCDSDTGYCFNMKPCCGESATLGDTVFSLLDRLAGHGYRLFMDNLYNSVRLCERLLDVKTHVCGCVASLTVTITKQVMEKLKAMFARHGVPEVLVTDNGPQFAASDFADFAKDYDFHHVTSSPHYPQSNGEAERAVRTVKTLLKKGEDPHKALIAYRATPLASGASPAQLLMGRNIRTTLPEMGRKREF; encoded by the exons ATGAAGAGGTATACGGCTGATCAAGTACTGGAGGTGTTGATGGACTCAGAGTCTGATCGCTCCTTATTTGATCATTCTGAATCTGATCAGGACGAAGAAGTCAGTGAGACAGATGCACATGTCGTCACAGAAAGTTCTAGTCACGGACGAGCAGCAGAAAGTTTGTTCACCCGTCGATCTGGACGAAGACATAGTTCACCTGTGTGTCGAAGAGTGGACAGTGACAGTTCAGACAGTGATACTTCGGACAGTGAGTGGACACATTCAAGGCCAAGATCTCAGTCGTCTTTCCCAGGTGGCAGAACGTGTAGAG GTAGAACACAGCGAGGCAGAGGCCGGATGCGTCAAGTACATCGACATAGTGCTGCTGGTGATCAAACTAGGGCCGGTGTGAACCATCCAGCTGAAGATGCTGAACCTGATGATTCTAAGTGGCATGAAATTAACTGGCAGCCAAAAAACATTCCCTTCACTGAGAATCCTGGGCCTATTGGTGATGCTGCTGCTCTTGAGTCAGAACAACCTGTAGACTTTGCAGAGTTGTTCATTTCTGATGTACTGATTCAGAACATTGTTGATCAGACCAACCTGTATGCAGatcagtgtattcaggctatgGATGACACTTCAAAACATGCTAGATGTCACGCATGGAAGCCTGTCACAGTTTCAGAGATGAAAACTTTCATGGGCCTCCTTTTTCTCACTGGTATCATTCATAAGCCTGAACTTGAAATGTACTGGTGTACAGATGACATGTTAGCTACCCCCTACTTCAACAAGGTCATGCCTCGCAACAGGTTTGAAATCATATGGAGATTTCTACACTTCAGTGATAATACAACAAGGCCAGACAATTGTACTGACAGGCTGTACAAAATCCGCCCTGTCTTGGATCACCTTGTGTCCAAATTCCGCGAAATGTATCAGCCCAAGTCAAACATTTGCATTGATGAGGGGATGTTTCTGTGGCGTGGGCGCCTGGCTTTCAGGGTGTACAATCCCCAGAAACCCATCAAATATGGAGTAAAATCCTACATCTTGTGCGATTCTGATACAGgctactgttttaacatgaagccctGTTGTGGGGAAAGCGCTACCCTGGGAGACACGGTTTTCTCTCTTCTTGATCGCCTAGCAGGTCATGGCTACAGATTGTTTATGGACAACCTATACAACTCTGTACGACTGTGTGAGCGCCTACTTGATGTGAAAACCCATGTATGTGGATGTG TTGCTTCACTCACGGTGACAATAACAAAACAAGTGATGGAGAAACTCAAAGCCATGTTCGCCCGTCACGGAGTCCCAGAGGTCCTGGTCACAGACAATGGTCCACAATTTGCAGCATCAGACTTTGCGGACTTTGCAAAAGACTATGATTTCCATCATGTGACCAGCAGCCCGCATTATCCTCAAAGCAATGGGGAAGCGGAAAGGGCGGTGAGAACTGTTAAAACATTGCTGAAGAAAGGCGAGGATCCTCACAAAGCACTTATAGCTTACAGAGCCACGCCATTAGCGTCAGGAGCCTCACCTGCTCAACTCTTGATGGGAAGGAACATCAGAACCACTCTTCCA GAAATGGGCCGGAAGAGAGAGTTTTAG